A single region of the Caldalkalibacillus thermarum genome encodes:
- a CDS encoding Fe-S-containing hydro-lyase: MSTVKKLTTPLTDEQIRSLKAGDQVTITGVIYSARDAAHQRMVDALKENKPLPVDLKNQVIYYAGPTPAKPGKVIGSCGPTTSGRMDAYSPALMEQGLKGMIGKGPRSREVIAAMKKYGAVYFAAIGGAAALIADTIKKVEVVAYEELGPEAIRRMEVENYPCIVAVDCEGNDLYEIGVKQYRIEEQTLEQE, translated from the coding sequence ATGAGCACGGTAAAGAAGTTAACGACTCCATTGACTGACGAACAGATCCGATCTTTAAAAGCCGGCGATCAAGTTACGATTACAGGCGTTATCTATTCGGCGCGAGATGCGGCTCATCAAAGGATGGTCGATGCTCTTAAAGAAAACAAACCGCTGCCTGTCGATCTGAAAAATCAGGTGATTTATTATGCGGGACCAACCCCGGCCAAGCCTGGAAAAGTCATCGGTTCGTGCGGACCGACCACCAGCGGGCGAATGGACGCTTATTCGCCGGCCTTGATGGAGCAAGGACTTAAAGGGATGATCGGCAAAGGGCCGAGAAGCAGGGAAGTGATTGCCGCAATGAAAAAGTACGGCGCGGTTTATTTTGCGGCTATCGGCGGGGCCGCCGCCCTGATTGCGGACACGATCAAAAAGGTGGAAGTCGTGGCTTACGAGGAACTGGGTCCGGAAGCGATTCGCCGGATGGAAGTCGAAAACTATCCTTGCATTGTCGCTGTCGACTGCGAAGGAAACGACCTGTATGAAATAGGCGTCAAACAATACAGAATCGAAGAACAGACGTTGGAACAGGAGTGA